Below is a genomic region from Kazachstania africana CBS 2517 chromosome 9, complete genome.
GTTAAGACTAATGCATTGAAGCTGAAAGAGATACTGATTAAGCAGTGTAAAGATGAATCGCAAGTTAATAGGATTGACGAATTTACAGACCGCATTTTACAGAACACGAACTCTTCGagaaatttaaagattgGTATGATTATTTCCTTACTTTATAATACTGTCGGTCATGAATATTTGGAAGATCGTTGTCCTAGAGAGGGTGAATATTCAAAGCTATTAAATAGCTTGATAGATGAATTTGAGACATTACTACCACCATTCTCtgtaataaattattataaagagcattttttcaaagctcTATTTCCAAACTTCCCATTTCTAGAAAAGGCTCTTTTCGAAGAGTCATTATCAAATGTATTGCATGAAGATCCCAGCGATGCCtccaaaataaaattggaACTAGGATTTAGTCATCTAAGgacaaaaattgaaaatttaaatattttacttGTAATTCTGAAGTTATCctttatttctttgaaatatatgaCATGTTCTAGTAACTCAGCATCAGTGGAACCAGCcacaaaaaaaaggaaactATCAACTAGCGTAGAAACAGAAGCTTCAAAGGAGAATATCATCGAAAAATATCCAATTACAAATGATTTTATCCTACTGGCACAACGTTGTTTAGCCTCAGAAAACTGGTGCGCATGTCCAAacgaaaatattatatcaTGCATGTTATATATTTGGACtttttttgcattttcaCCAGAAGAGAGCGACTTTTTTCTGGAAAACCCCACTGATATGATTGCCAGTTTGATTCTTATGCTATCAACATCAATTGGCCTCCATAGAGATCCGTCAGATTTCTCTCAACtaaaagatgaaaagatttCCACCAAGCGCCTGCTTAACTTTCGTAGATTACTATGGATATGCGTTATTACTGTTTGTTCCTATGaatcttcattgaaagGAAGGCATCCATTATTATCAAGAGATTTGTCTTCGCTATCTCTAAATGTTGATGATCCAGAAGCTCTCAGAAAATACCTTGAAAGGGTAAAACATGATCTAGTTTCTGATGAGGATGGTAGGAATCACGAAAGCGACAGATATTTACTTAATATTCATGAATATACCCATAAACGAGTGCAGTTGTCCCTCTTATTAACAGATTTTGATGACCTGACCCTATCCAGTAACAAAgcttttcatttgaagtatCTTGAATTGATGAGGGAGAAAATTGAAGTTTTCGTAAAATCTCACTTTGAGATTATTGACTTGAAGAAGCTATTGCTGAATAGTAGGAGGCAAAAACGTGCACTAAGTGATAATGTTGACACCTCCGAAAAAGCGGAGGAATTTCCAGATATCAATCTAGTATCATTTCAAAATGCTAACGCAATCCAGTCACGTATAATGTACAAACTGGTCACTCTGAGATCATCCCATGCTCTCCTATTATATTTcgaaaataaattatctgaAGAACCGACTAGTCAAAACTCAGAATCCAAAAGTTTTTATTTAGgtctttattcaaaatatcttaAGAGGACATGTCTCGattctttatcaataatCGAATTGttcaataacttttttaGTGGAAAATATTCAGACTATTTGTTGCCTGCATCAAATTACCATATTATTAAAATGTTACAAATATCACTGCCTACTACGCTATTCAGTTTACTAGGCCTAATAATAAGGATCAGTTCGACCAATGATATTTTGTACACCGAATGCCAGAAATTTGTCAACCGT
It encodes:
- the OAF1 gene encoding oleate-activated transcription factor OAF1 (similar to Saccharomyces cerevisiae OAF1 (YAL051W) and PIP2 (YOR363C); ancestral locus Anc_7.17), which translates into the protein MENNNSNDDLLLALRANEIKTRNRISLVCQACRKSKTKCDREKPRCSRCAKNNLRCIYNVAKKQVPHKLANKDATIAKLQNDVDYWKEKATNLADPNRSADPSDLKVNLYKDFSTMISSKVMKHDVKPLSENFIIVQDKFISTLISSIFVDRSNYANSMIPALTANVSISCAQPSVKTNALKLKEILIKQCKDESQVNRIDEFTDRILQNTNSSRNLKIGMIISLLYNTVGHEYLEDRCPREGEYSKLLNSLIDEFETLLPPFSVINYYKEHFFKALFPNFPFLEKALFEESLSNVLHEDPSDASKIKLELGFSHLRTKIENLNILLVILKLSFISLKYMTCSSNSASVEPATKKRKLSTSVETEASKENIIEKYPITNDFILLAQRCLASENWCACPNENIISCMLYIWTFFAFSPEESDFFLENPTDMIASLILMLSTSIGLHRDPSDFSQLKDEKISTKRLLNFRRLLWICVITVCSYESSLKGRHPLLSRDLSSLSLNVDDPEALRKYLERVKHDLVSDEDGRNHESDRYLLNIHEYTHKRVQLSLLLTDFDDLTLSSNKAFHLKYLELMREKIEVFVKSHFEIIDLKKLLLNSRRQKRALSDNVDTSEKAEEFPDINLVSFQNANAIQSRIMYKLVTLRSSHALLLYFENKLSEEPTSQNSESKSFYLGLYSKYLKRTCLDSLSIIELFNNFFSGKYSDYLLPASNYHIIKMLQISLPTTLFSLLGLIIRISSTNDILYTECQKFVNRSDKASKSILKDLNIKLEKNNMLQKELEASLEAIYAFASNHLRFQYFSVFKLFALFDVIIRRMRRGELWLGIFKLAYCDQTHSRISKTIRMTLGVQIDEREKLIERLKQKNHLRDIPVQDYINLHEKVHQKFEKIPKPKLLHVDNPIGNSTNNGSTHSAAMTDSDEVGEENRRMTPFASLTSDDSLQKLSSAALISQSLDMQTRLKSSSFPNNLNNDANIAASTYFAETPINLDIQNKFGSETVTANHDNVADVAGQYLQNSTDQNMPGFEFSGLFGGLDLFDYEFLFGNDFS